A genomic stretch from Mesoplodon densirostris isolate mMesDen1 chromosome 3, mMesDen1 primary haplotype, whole genome shotgun sequence includes:
- the ODAD3 gene encoding outer dynein arm-docking complex subunit 3 isoform X1: protein MPSQDKISPPSKVKGSQAQIQPYHPRGKGSVQAWHSLHSKAAPFHSSEGKSAVHTQVAELQRKIQLLEGDQKVFYESTQWNIKKNQETINQLHEETRALQLQLTDLLQGDEKVIQAVIQEWKSEKPYLKNRTSQQALEHLDRRLSEKVKQLNALRHQLGLRQKWLEELQLQHSLRELEMAEAKDSNTVVAKTMRNLENRLEKAQMKVEEAEHITNVYLQLKAYLQEESLRLENRLDFMEAEVVRTKHELEKLNLVNQEALNARDIAKNQLQHLEETVFRERKKRERYLTECQKRAEERKLQNERMDLEHTQFEQVLLQFDDRLQDSKRSKEEELQRRCNMYQMEVLFGRVKDATGVAETHAVVQRFLAQGDTSTQLETLKSQNEQTLMRLKQEKQRLQRELEDLKNSGETTLVSEQKLQVELQGRIKAEEQRRADTQDRLQLAMRAMQIIREGLEHLAGKLNHILVAGPAHKEAPQDVRGGASMQEASRFARKELDPKAGDYLPNLLGLVEEKLLKLQAQLQNHNVPEMLRHIADGKFYSTLEGKLPMYNTRIVLPVAGRKGKDGFSHKEESEDEDKGVVTRAALKMRSQKLIESRRKRRSLSQRS from the exons ATGCCTTCTCAGGACAAGATTTCACCTCCCTCCAAAGTCAAGGGCAGTCAGGCTCAGATCCAGCCCTACCACCCTCGAGGCAAGGGCTCAGTGCAGGCCTGGCACTCACTCCATTCCAAGGCGGCACCTTTCCACTCCAGCGAGGGGAAGTCCGCTGTGCACACGCAGGTGGCTGAGTTACAAAGGAAGATACAACTGTTAG AGGGTGACCAGAAGGTCTTTTATGAGAGCACCCAGTGGAACATCAAAAAGAATCAGGAGACCATCAACCAGCTCCATGAGGAGACCAGGGCACTGCAACTACAGTTGACAGACCTGCTCCAG GGAGATGAGAAAGTGATCCAGGCAGTGATTCAggaatggaaatcagagaagCCATACCTGAAGAACAGGACAAGCCAG CAGGCCCTGGAGCACCTGGACCGCCGGCTGAGTGAGAAGGTGAAGCAGCTGAATGCTCTTCGGCACCAGCTGGGGCTGCGACAGAAGTGGCTGGAGGAGCTCCAGCTGCAGCACAGTCTGCGTGAGCTGGAGATGGCAGAGGCGAAAGATAGCAACACAGTGGTGGCCAAG ACCATGCGGAACCTGGAGAACCGCCTGGAGAAGGCCCAGATGAAGGTGGAGGAGGCCGAACACATCACCAACGTGTACCTGCAGCTCAAGGCCTATCTACAG GAGGAGAGTCTTCGCTTGGAGAACCGGCTGGACTTCATGGAGGCTGAGGTGGTGAGAACGAAACACGAGCTGGAGAAACTGAACCTAGTGAATCAGGAGGCGCTTAATGCGAGGGACATCGCCAAG AACCAGCTGCAGCATCTGGAAGAGACAGTGTTCCGAGAGCGCAAAAAGCGCGAACGCTACCTAACAGAGTGCCAGAAGCGCGCGGAGGAGAGGAAACTGCAGAACGAACGCATGGACCTCGAG CACACCCAGTTCGAGCAGGTGCTGCTGCAGTTCGACGACAGGCTCCAGGACAGCAAGCGCTCCAAAGAGGAGGAGCTGCAGCGGCGCTGCAACATGTACCAGATGGAGGTGCTCTTCGGCAGGGTCAAGGACGCCACCGGCGTGGCGGAAACACAC GCGGTGGTGCAGCGGTTCCTGGCACAGGGTGACACCTCCACGCAGTTGGAGACGCTCAAAAGCCAGAACGAGCAGACGCTGATGAGGCTGAAGCAAGAGAAGCAGCGGCTGCAGCGGGAGCTTGAAGACCTCAAAAACTCAGGGGAGACCACGCTGGTGAG TGAGCAGAAGCTGCAAGTCGAGTTGCAAGGGCGCATCAAGGCAGAGGAGCAGCGGCGCGCTGACACACAGGATAGGCTGCAGCTTGCcatgcgggcaatgcaaattatCAGAGAGGGCCTGGAACACCTGGCTGGCAAACTGAACCACATCCTAGTGGCAGGCCCCGCCCACAAGGAAGCCCCGCAAGACGTGAGAGGCGGTGCCAGCATGCAG GAGGCCAGCCGTTTCGCCAGAAAGGAGCTGGATCCCAAGGCAGGTGACTATCTGCCCAACCTTCTGGGCCTCGTGGAGGAAAAACTGTTGAAGCTACAGGCGCAACTCCAGAACCACAACGTGCCAGAGATGCTGCGCCACATCGCCGACGGCAAG ttctACTCCACCCTAGAGGGAAAGCTGCCGATGTACAACACCCGCATCGTCCTGCCTGTTGCCGGTCGCAAGGGCAAGGACGGGTTCTCCC ACAAAGAGGAGAGTGAGGACGAAGACAAAGGCGTGGTGACCCGCGCGGCGCTCAAGATGCGTTCCCAGAAATTAATCGAATCCCGCCGCAAGAGGCGCAGTCTTTCCCAGAGGTCCTAG
- the ODAD3 gene encoding outer dynein arm-docking complex subunit 3 isoform X5 translates to MAAQGASILGVSGSAAGTQALEHLDRRLSEKVKQLNALRHQLGLRQKWLEELQLQHSLRELEMAEAKDSNTVVAKTMRNLENRLEKAQMKVEEAEHITNVYLQLKAYLQEESLRLENRLDFMEAEVVRTKHELEKLNLVNQEALNARDIAKNQLQHLEETVFRERKKRERYLTECQKRAEERKLQNERMDLEHTQFEQVLLQFDDRLQDSKRSKEEELQRRCNMYQMEVLFGRVKDATGVAETHAVVQRFLAQGDTSTQLETLKSQNEQTLMRLKQEKQRLQRELEDLKNSGETTLVSEQKLQVELQGRIKAEEQRRADTQDRLQLAMRAMQIIREGLEHLAGKLNHILVAGPAHKEAPQDVRGGASMQEASRFARKELDPKAGDYLPNLLGLVEEKLLKLQAQLQNHNVPEMLRHIADGKFYSTLEGKLPMYNTRIVLPVAGRKGKDGFSHKEESEDEDKGVVTRAALKMRSQKLIESRRKRRSLSQRS, encoded by the exons ATGGCGGCGCAAGGTGCCTCCATCTTGGGAGTGTCGGGTTCTGCAGCCGGAACA CAGGCCCTGGAGCACCTGGACCGCCGGCTGAGTGAGAAGGTGAAGCAGCTGAATGCTCTTCGGCACCAGCTGGGGCTGCGACAGAAGTGGCTGGAGGAGCTCCAGCTGCAGCACAGTCTGCGTGAGCTGGAGATGGCAGAGGCGAAAGATAGCAACACAGTGGTGGCCAAG ACCATGCGGAACCTGGAGAACCGCCTGGAGAAGGCCCAGATGAAGGTGGAGGAGGCCGAACACATCACCAACGTGTACCTGCAGCTCAAGGCCTATCTACAG GAGGAGAGTCTTCGCTTGGAGAACCGGCTGGACTTCATGGAGGCTGAGGTGGTGAGAACGAAACACGAGCTGGAGAAACTGAACCTAGTGAATCAGGAGGCGCTTAATGCGAGGGACATCGCCAAG AACCAGCTGCAGCATCTGGAAGAGACAGTGTTCCGAGAGCGCAAAAAGCGCGAACGCTACCTAACAGAGTGCCAGAAGCGCGCGGAGGAGAGGAAACTGCAGAACGAACGCATGGACCTCGAG CACACCCAGTTCGAGCAGGTGCTGCTGCAGTTCGACGACAGGCTCCAGGACAGCAAGCGCTCCAAAGAGGAGGAGCTGCAGCGGCGCTGCAACATGTACCAGATGGAGGTGCTCTTCGGCAGGGTCAAGGACGCCACCGGCGTGGCGGAAACACAC GCGGTGGTGCAGCGGTTCCTGGCACAGGGTGACACCTCCACGCAGTTGGAGACGCTCAAAAGCCAGAACGAGCAGACGCTGATGAGGCTGAAGCAAGAGAAGCAGCGGCTGCAGCGGGAGCTTGAAGACCTCAAAAACTCAGGGGAGACCACGCTGGTGAG TGAGCAGAAGCTGCAAGTCGAGTTGCAAGGGCGCATCAAGGCAGAGGAGCAGCGGCGCGCTGACACACAGGATAGGCTGCAGCTTGCcatgcgggcaatgcaaattatCAGAGAGGGCCTGGAACACCTGGCTGGCAAACTGAACCACATCCTAGTGGCAGGCCCCGCCCACAAGGAAGCCCCGCAAGACGTGAGAGGCGGTGCCAGCATGCAG GAGGCCAGCCGTTTCGCCAGAAAGGAGCTGGATCCCAAGGCAGGTGACTATCTGCCCAACCTTCTGGGCCTCGTGGAGGAAAAACTGTTGAAGCTACAGGCGCAACTCCAGAACCACAACGTGCCAGAGATGCTGCGCCACATCGCCGACGGCAAG ttctACTCCACCCTAGAGGGAAAGCTGCCGATGTACAACACCCGCATCGTCCTGCCTGTTGCCGGTCGCAAGGGCAAGGACGGGTTCTCCC ACAAAGAGGAGAGTGAGGACGAAGACAAAGGCGTGGTGACCCGCGCGGCGCTCAAGATGCGTTCCCAGAAATTAATCGAATCCCGCCGCAAGAGGCGCAGTCTTTCCCAGAGGTCCTAG
- the ODAD3 gene encoding outer dynein arm-docking complex subunit 3 isoform X2, whose product MPSQDKISPPSKVKGSQAQIQPYHPRGKGSVQAWHSLHSKAAPFHSSEGKSAVHTQVAELQRKIQLLEGDQKVFYESTQWNIKKNQETINQLHEETRALQLQLTDLLQGDEKVIQAVIQEWKSEKPYLKNRTSQQALEHLDRRLSEKVKQLNALRHQLGLRQKWLEELQLQHSLRELEMAEAKDSNTVVAKTMRNLENRLEKAQMKVEEAEHITNVYLQLKAYLQEESLRLENRLDFMEAEVVRTKHELEKLNLVNQEALNARDIAKNQLQHLEETVFRERKKRERYLTECQKRAEERKLQNERMDLEFEQVLLQFDDRLQDSKRSKEEELQRRCNMYQMEVLFGRVKDATGVAETHAVVQRFLAQGDTSTQLETLKSQNEQTLMRLKQEKQRLQRELEDLKNSGETTLVSEQKLQVELQGRIKAEEQRRADTQDRLQLAMRAMQIIREGLEHLAGKLNHILVAGPAHKEAPQDVRGGASMQEASRFARKELDPKAGDYLPNLLGLVEEKLLKLQAQLQNHNVPEMLRHIADGKFYSTLEGKLPMYNTRIVLPVAGRKGKDGFSHKEESEDEDKGVVTRAALKMRSQKLIESRRKRRSLSQRS is encoded by the exons ATGCCTTCTCAGGACAAGATTTCACCTCCCTCCAAAGTCAAGGGCAGTCAGGCTCAGATCCAGCCCTACCACCCTCGAGGCAAGGGCTCAGTGCAGGCCTGGCACTCACTCCATTCCAAGGCGGCACCTTTCCACTCCAGCGAGGGGAAGTCCGCTGTGCACACGCAGGTGGCTGAGTTACAAAGGAAGATACAACTGTTAG AGGGTGACCAGAAGGTCTTTTATGAGAGCACCCAGTGGAACATCAAAAAGAATCAGGAGACCATCAACCAGCTCCATGAGGAGACCAGGGCACTGCAACTACAGTTGACAGACCTGCTCCAG GGAGATGAGAAAGTGATCCAGGCAGTGATTCAggaatggaaatcagagaagCCATACCTGAAGAACAGGACAAGCCAG CAGGCCCTGGAGCACCTGGACCGCCGGCTGAGTGAGAAGGTGAAGCAGCTGAATGCTCTTCGGCACCAGCTGGGGCTGCGACAGAAGTGGCTGGAGGAGCTCCAGCTGCAGCACAGTCTGCGTGAGCTGGAGATGGCAGAGGCGAAAGATAGCAACACAGTGGTGGCCAAG ACCATGCGGAACCTGGAGAACCGCCTGGAGAAGGCCCAGATGAAGGTGGAGGAGGCCGAACACATCACCAACGTGTACCTGCAGCTCAAGGCCTATCTACAG GAGGAGAGTCTTCGCTTGGAGAACCGGCTGGACTTCATGGAGGCTGAGGTGGTGAGAACGAAACACGAGCTGGAGAAACTGAACCTAGTGAATCAGGAGGCGCTTAATGCGAGGGACATCGCCAAG AACCAGCTGCAGCATCTGGAAGAGACAGTGTTCCGAGAGCGCAAAAAGCGCGAACGCTACCTAACAGAGTGCCAGAAGCGCGCGGAGGAGAGGAAACTGCAGAACGAACGCATGGACCTCGAG TTCGAGCAGGTGCTGCTGCAGTTCGACGACAGGCTCCAGGACAGCAAGCGCTCCAAAGAGGAGGAGCTGCAGCGGCGCTGCAACATGTACCAGATGGAGGTGCTCTTCGGCAGGGTCAAGGACGCCACCGGCGTGGCGGAAACACAC GCGGTGGTGCAGCGGTTCCTGGCACAGGGTGACACCTCCACGCAGTTGGAGACGCTCAAAAGCCAGAACGAGCAGACGCTGATGAGGCTGAAGCAAGAGAAGCAGCGGCTGCAGCGGGAGCTTGAAGACCTCAAAAACTCAGGGGAGACCACGCTGGTGAG TGAGCAGAAGCTGCAAGTCGAGTTGCAAGGGCGCATCAAGGCAGAGGAGCAGCGGCGCGCTGACACACAGGATAGGCTGCAGCTTGCcatgcgggcaatgcaaattatCAGAGAGGGCCTGGAACACCTGGCTGGCAAACTGAACCACATCCTAGTGGCAGGCCCCGCCCACAAGGAAGCCCCGCAAGACGTGAGAGGCGGTGCCAGCATGCAG GAGGCCAGCCGTTTCGCCAGAAAGGAGCTGGATCCCAAGGCAGGTGACTATCTGCCCAACCTTCTGGGCCTCGTGGAGGAAAAACTGTTGAAGCTACAGGCGCAACTCCAGAACCACAACGTGCCAGAGATGCTGCGCCACATCGCCGACGGCAAG ttctACTCCACCCTAGAGGGAAAGCTGCCGATGTACAACACCCGCATCGTCCTGCCTGTTGCCGGTCGCAAGGGCAAGGACGGGTTCTCCC ACAAAGAGGAGAGTGAGGACGAAGACAAAGGCGTGGTGACCCGCGCGGCGCTCAAGATGCGTTCCCAGAAATTAATCGAATCCCGCCGCAAGAGGCGCAGTCTTTCCCAGAGGTCCTAG
- the ODAD3 gene encoding outer dynein arm-docking complex subunit 3 isoform X4 has product MAAQGASILGVSGSAAGTSTQWNIKKNQETINQLHEETRALQLQLTDLLQGDEKVIQAVIQEWKSEKPYLKNRTSQQALEHLDRRLSEKVKQLNALRHQLGLRQKWLEELQLQHSLRELEMAEAKDSNTVVAKTMRNLENRLEKAQMKVEEAEHITNVYLQLKAYLQEESLRLENRLDFMEAEVVRTKHELEKLNLVNQEALNARDIAKNQLQHLEETVFRERKKRERYLTECQKRAEERKLQNERMDLEHTQFEQVLLQFDDRLQDSKRSKEEELQRRCNMYQMEVLFGRVKDATGVAETHAVVQRFLAQGDTSTQLETLKSQNEQTLMRLKQEKQRLQRELEDLKNSGETTLVSEQKLQVELQGRIKAEEQRRADTQDRLQLAMRAMQIIREGLEHLAGKLNHILVAGPAHKEAPQDVRGGASMQEASRFARKELDPKAGDYLPNLLGLVEEKLLKLQAQLQNHNVPEMLRHIADGKFYSTLEGKLPMYNTRIVLPVAGRKGKDGFSHKEESEDEDKGVVTRAALKMRSQKLIESRRKRRSLSQRS; this is encoded by the exons ATGGCGGCGCAAGGTGCCTCCATCTTGGGAGTGTCGGGTTCTGCAGCCGGAACA AGCACCCAGTGGAACATCAAAAAGAATCAGGAGACCATCAACCAGCTCCATGAGGAGACCAGGGCACTGCAACTACAGTTGACAGACCTGCTCCAG GGAGATGAGAAAGTGATCCAGGCAGTGATTCAggaatggaaatcagagaagCCATACCTGAAGAACAGGACAAGCCAG CAGGCCCTGGAGCACCTGGACCGCCGGCTGAGTGAGAAGGTGAAGCAGCTGAATGCTCTTCGGCACCAGCTGGGGCTGCGACAGAAGTGGCTGGAGGAGCTCCAGCTGCAGCACAGTCTGCGTGAGCTGGAGATGGCAGAGGCGAAAGATAGCAACACAGTGGTGGCCAAG ACCATGCGGAACCTGGAGAACCGCCTGGAGAAGGCCCAGATGAAGGTGGAGGAGGCCGAACACATCACCAACGTGTACCTGCAGCTCAAGGCCTATCTACAG GAGGAGAGTCTTCGCTTGGAGAACCGGCTGGACTTCATGGAGGCTGAGGTGGTGAGAACGAAACACGAGCTGGAGAAACTGAACCTAGTGAATCAGGAGGCGCTTAATGCGAGGGACATCGCCAAG AACCAGCTGCAGCATCTGGAAGAGACAGTGTTCCGAGAGCGCAAAAAGCGCGAACGCTACCTAACAGAGTGCCAGAAGCGCGCGGAGGAGAGGAAACTGCAGAACGAACGCATGGACCTCGAG CACACCCAGTTCGAGCAGGTGCTGCTGCAGTTCGACGACAGGCTCCAGGACAGCAAGCGCTCCAAAGAGGAGGAGCTGCAGCGGCGCTGCAACATGTACCAGATGGAGGTGCTCTTCGGCAGGGTCAAGGACGCCACCGGCGTGGCGGAAACACAC GCGGTGGTGCAGCGGTTCCTGGCACAGGGTGACACCTCCACGCAGTTGGAGACGCTCAAAAGCCAGAACGAGCAGACGCTGATGAGGCTGAAGCAAGAGAAGCAGCGGCTGCAGCGGGAGCTTGAAGACCTCAAAAACTCAGGGGAGACCACGCTGGTGAG TGAGCAGAAGCTGCAAGTCGAGTTGCAAGGGCGCATCAAGGCAGAGGAGCAGCGGCGCGCTGACACACAGGATAGGCTGCAGCTTGCcatgcgggcaatgcaaattatCAGAGAGGGCCTGGAACACCTGGCTGGCAAACTGAACCACATCCTAGTGGCAGGCCCCGCCCACAAGGAAGCCCCGCAAGACGTGAGAGGCGGTGCCAGCATGCAG GAGGCCAGCCGTTTCGCCAGAAAGGAGCTGGATCCCAAGGCAGGTGACTATCTGCCCAACCTTCTGGGCCTCGTGGAGGAAAAACTGTTGAAGCTACAGGCGCAACTCCAGAACCACAACGTGCCAGAGATGCTGCGCCACATCGCCGACGGCAAG ttctACTCCACCCTAGAGGGAAAGCTGCCGATGTACAACACCCGCATCGTCCTGCCTGTTGCCGGTCGCAAGGGCAAGGACGGGTTCTCCC ACAAAGAGGAGAGTGAGGACGAAGACAAAGGCGTGGTGACCCGCGCGGCGCTCAAGATGCGTTCCCAGAAATTAATCGAATCCCGCCGCAAGAGGCGCAGTCTTTCCCAGAGGTCCTAG
- the ODAD3 gene encoding outer dynein arm-docking complex subunit 3 isoform X3 has translation MPSQDKISPPSKVKGSQAQIQPYHPRGKGSVQAWHSLHSKAAPFHSSEGKSAVHTQVAELQRKIQLLEGDQKVFYESTQWNIKKNQETINQLHEETRALQLQLTDLLQGDEKVIQAVIQEWKSEKPYLKNRTSQQALEHLDRRLSEKVKQLNALRHQLGLRQKWLEELQLQHSLRELEMAEAKDSNTVVAKTMRNLENRLEKAQMKVEEAEHITNVYLQLKAYLQEESLRLENRLDFMEAEVVRTKHELEKLNLVNQEALNARDIAKNQLQHLEETVFRERKKRERYLTECQKRAEERKLQNERMDLEHTQFEQVLLQFDDRLQDSKRSKEEELQRRCNMYQMEVLFGRVKDATGVAETHRFLAQGDTSTQLETLKSQNEQTLMRLKQEKQRLQRELEDLKNSGETTLVSEQKLQVELQGRIKAEEQRRADTQDRLQLAMRAMQIIREGLEHLAGKLNHILVAGPAHKEAPQDVRGGASMQEASRFARKELDPKAGDYLPNLLGLVEEKLLKLQAQLQNHNVPEMLRHIADGKFYSTLEGKLPMYNTRIVLPVAGRKGKDGFSHKEESEDEDKGVVTRAALKMRSQKLIESRRKRRSLSQRS, from the exons ATGCCTTCTCAGGACAAGATTTCACCTCCCTCCAAAGTCAAGGGCAGTCAGGCTCAGATCCAGCCCTACCACCCTCGAGGCAAGGGCTCAGTGCAGGCCTGGCACTCACTCCATTCCAAGGCGGCACCTTTCCACTCCAGCGAGGGGAAGTCCGCTGTGCACACGCAGGTGGCTGAGTTACAAAGGAAGATACAACTGTTAG AGGGTGACCAGAAGGTCTTTTATGAGAGCACCCAGTGGAACATCAAAAAGAATCAGGAGACCATCAACCAGCTCCATGAGGAGACCAGGGCACTGCAACTACAGTTGACAGACCTGCTCCAG GGAGATGAGAAAGTGATCCAGGCAGTGATTCAggaatggaaatcagagaagCCATACCTGAAGAACAGGACAAGCCAG CAGGCCCTGGAGCACCTGGACCGCCGGCTGAGTGAGAAGGTGAAGCAGCTGAATGCTCTTCGGCACCAGCTGGGGCTGCGACAGAAGTGGCTGGAGGAGCTCCAGCTGCAGCACAGTCTGCGTGAGCTGGAGATGGCAGAGGCGAAAGATAGCAACACAGTGGTGGCCAAG ACCATGCGGAACCTGGAGAACCGCCTGGAGAAGGCCCAGATGAAGGTGGAGGAGGCCGAACACATCACCAACGTGTACCTGCAGCTCAAGGCCTATCTACAG GAGGAGAGTCTTCGCTTGGAGAACCGGCTGGACTTCATGGAGGCTGAGGTGGTGAGAACGAAACACGAGCTGGAGAAACTGAACCTAGTGAATCAGGAGGCGCTTAATGCGAGGGACATCGCCAAG AACCAGCTGCAGCATCTGGAAGAGACAGTGTTCCGAGAGCGCAAAAAGCGCGAACGCTACCTAACAGAGTGCCAGAAGCGCGCGGAGGAGAGGAAACTGCAGAACGAACGCATGGACCTCGAG CACACCCAGTTCGAGCAGGTGCTGCTGCAGTTCGACGACAGGCTCCAGGACAGCAAGCGCTCCAAAGAGGAGGAGCTGCAGCGGCGCTGCAACATGTACCAGATGGAGGTGCTCTTCGGCAGGGTCAAGGACGCCACCGGCGTGGCGGAAACACAC CGGTTCCTGGCACAGGGTGACACCTCCACGCAGTTGGAGACGCTCAAAAGCCAGAACGAGCAGACGCTGATGAGGCTGAAGCAAGAGAAGCAGCGGCTGCAGCGGGAGCTTGAAGACCTCAAAAACTCAGGGGAGACCACGCTGGTGAG TGAGCAGAAGCTGCAAGTCGAGTTGCAAGGGCGCATCAAGGCAGAGGAGCAGCGGCGCGCTGACACACAGGATAGGCTGCAGCTTGCcatgcgggcaatgcaaattatCAGAGAGGGCCTGGAACACCTGGCTGGCAAACTGAACCACATCCTAGTGGCAGGCCCCGCCCACAAGGAAGCCCCGCAAGACGTGAGAGGCGGTGCCAGCATGCAG GAGGCCAGCCGTTTCGCCAGAAAGGAGCTGGATCCCAAGGCAGGTGACTATCTGCCCAACCTTCTGGGCCTCGTGGAGGAAAAACTGTTGAAGCTACAGGCGCAACTCCAGAACCACAACGTGCCAGAGATGCTGCGCCACATCGCCGACGGCAAG ttctACTCCACCCTAGAGGGAAAGCTGCCGATGTACAACACCCGCATCGTCCTGCCTGTTGCCGGTCGCAAGGGCAAGGACGGGTTCTCCC ACAAAGAGGAGAGTGAGGACGAAGACAAAGGCGTGGTGACCCGCGCGGCGCTCAAGATGCGTTCCCAGAAATTAATCGAATCCCGCCGCAAGAGGCGCAGTCTTTCCCAGAGGTCCTAG